A section of the Falco rusticolus isolate bFalRus1 chromosome Z, bFalRus1.pri, whole genome shotgun sequence genome encodes:
- the TUSC1 gene encoding tumor suppressor candidate gene 1 protein has protein sequence MRRMRVVEGRWGRNGWARRDRARPGGAGGREVEEFVEWGGGPQGWRGQSRGSLQYLAERYADLAASHCQALQQQEEQKWHNAQLRHENVQLWLENRRLRRENRSLFRQALLGPGPDEPSAVELGEEAAALRAQLGSLQEKHRQALRRLRRCRAASRPEDSGLDDGDLDDGDLVELLEEDEQPPAKRSLVPVV, from the coding sequence ATGAGGCGCATGCGCGTTGTGGAGGGGCGCTGGGGCCGTAACGGCTGGGCGCGGAGAGACCGGGCGAGGCCGGGCGGCGCCGGTGGCCGCGAGGTGGAGGAGTTCGTGGAGTGGGGCGGCGGCCCACAGGGCTGGCGGGGCCAGTCGCGGGGCTCACTTCAGTATCTGGCGGAGCGGTACGCGGACCTGGCGGCCAGCCACTGCCAggcgctgcagcagcaggaggagcagaagtGGCACAACGCGCAGCTGCGCCACGAGaacgtgcagctgtggctggagaaCCGCCGCCTGCGCCGCGAGAACCGTAGCCTCTTCCGCCAGGCCCTGCTGGGGCCCGGCCCCGACGAGCCCTCCGCCGTGGAGCTGGGCGAGGAAGCGGCGGCCCTGCGCGCTCAGCTAGGGAGCCTGCAAGAGAAGCACCGCCAGGCCTTGAGGCGCCTGCGGCGCTGCCGGGCCGCCAGCAGGCCGGAGGACTCGGGCCTGGACGACGGGGATCTGGACGACGGGGATCTGGTCGAGCTGCTAGAGGAGGATGAGCAGCCGCCCGCGAAGAGGAGCCTGGTGCCGGTCGTGTAG